Proteins encoded together in one Variovorax paradoxus EPS window:
- a CDS encoding homocysteine S-methyltransferase family protein produces the protein MKPLVYTRGQALAGILEKRIAILDGAMGTMIQRFKLTEEQYRGERFKDFERDVKGNNELLSLTRPDVISDIHEGYLAAGADLIETNTFGATTIAQEDYKMAHLAREMNLESARIARAACDKFSTPDKPRFVAGALGPTPKTASISPDVNDPGARNVDFEQLRAAYYEQTEALVEGGADVILVETIFDTLNAKAALFAVDEYFDNSGERLPLIISGTVTDASGRILSGQTVTAFWHSVRHARPLAIGLNCALGAALMRPYIQELARVAGDTFISCYPNAGLPNPMSDTGFDETPDVTSRLLHEFAAEGLVNIVGGCCGTTPDHIAAIGRAVAPVPGRLLNNTAGFYSEAA, from the coding sequence ATGAAGCCCCTCGTCTACACCCGCGGCCAGGCCCTGGCCGGCATCCTCGAAAAGCGCATCGCCATCCTCGACGGCGCCATGGGCACGATGATCCAGCGCTTCAAGCTCACCGAGGAGCAGTACCGCGGCGAGCGCTTCAAGGACTTCGAGCGCGATGTGAAGGGCAACAACGAGCTGCTCTCGCTCACCCGGCCCGACGTCATCTCCGACATCCACGAGGGCTACCTCGCGGCGGGCGCCGACCTCATCGAGACCAACACCTTCGGCGCGACCACCATCGCGCAGGAGGACTACAAGATGGCGCACCTGGCGCGCGAGATGAACCTCGAATCCGCCCGCATCGCGCGCGCGGCCTGCGACAAGTTCAGCACGCCCGACAAGCCCCGCTTCGTGGCCGGTGCCCTCGGCCCGACACCCAAGACGGCGAGCATCAGTCCCGATGTGAACGACCCCGGCGCACGCAACGTCGATTTCGAGCAACTGCGCGCGGCCTACTACGAACAGACTGAAGCGCTGGTCGAGGGCGGCGCCGACGTGATCCTGGTCGAGACCATCTTCGACACGCTCAACGCCAAGGCAGCGCTGTTCGCGGTGGACGAGTACTTCGACAACAGCGGCGAGCGCCTGCCGCTGATCATCAGCGGCACGGTGACCGACGCCTCGGGCCGCATCCTGAGCGGCCAGACCGTCACCGCGTTCTGGCACAGCGTGCGGCATGCGCGCCCGCTGGCCATTGGCCTGAACTGCGCGTTGGGCGCGGCGCTGATGCGCCCCTACATCCAGGAGCTGGCGCGCGTGGCGGGCGACACCTTCATCAGCTGCTACCCGAACGCGGGCCTGCCCAATCCGATGAGCGACACCGGCTTCGACGAGACGCCCGATGTCACCTCGCGCTTGCTGCACGAGTTCGCGGCCGAGGGGCTGGTGAACATCGTGGGCGGCTGCTGCGGCACGACGCCGGACCACATCGCGGCGATCGGCCGTGCGGTGGCGCCAGTGCCAGGACGCCTGCTGAACAACACCGCCGGCTTCTACAGCGAAGCCGCCTGA
- a CDS encoding LysR family transcriptional regulator, whose translation MAFSSDNVEVFLAVIDHGSFSAAARALHKVPSAVSMAIAGLEAELNLPLFDRKGREPQPTAAARSLEPQARMLAAQLKQLQVQALALTQGLENRLTLAIAPELLAAPWSGPLAELAQEYPLLQVEVLAAPQADALALLHSGRAQLALVFERPSLDGREGFQEVGSDTMVAVMAPDHPALVAAAGERLREEHLTNTRQIVVAGRDLATSDPRFVFARHVWRTDNALAALSLITAGLGWGWLPRNFARPHVAAGALIEIPFENLSNGLDLWVDVVWSRERPLGLGAQRFVALIARDRQAAHAPKNVHP comes from the coding sequence ATGGCATTCTCCAGCGACAACGTCGAGGTGTTCCTGGCCGTGATCGACCACGGCTCCTTTTCAGCGGCCGCGCGGGCGCTGCACAAGGTGCCGTCGGCGGTGAGCATGGCCATCGCCGGCCTCGAAGCCGAGTTGAACCTGCCCCTGTTCGACCGCAAGGGCCGCGAACCGCAACCGACCGCCGCCGCCCGTTCGCTGGAGCCACAGGCGCGAATGCTCGCGGCGCAACTCAAGCAGTTGCAGGTGCAGGCGCTCGCGCTCACCCAGGGGCTGGAAAACCGCCTGACGCTCGCCATCGCGCCCGAACTGCTGGCCGCGCCCTGGAGCGGCCCGCTCGCTGAACTCGCGCAGGAATACCCGCTGCTGCAGGTCGAAGTGCTGGCCGCGCCTCAGGCCGACGCGCTCGCGCTGCTGCACAGCGGCCGCGCGCAACTGGCGCTGGTGTTCGAGCGCCCGAGCCTGGACGGCCGCGAAGGTTTTCAGGAAGTGGGCAGCGACACGATGGTGGCCGTGATGGCGCCCGACCACCCGGCACTCGTCGCGGCGGCTGGCGAGCGCCTGCGGGAAGAGCACCTCACGAACACCCGGCAGATCGTCGTGGCCGGCCGCGACCTGGCCACCAGCGATCCGCGCTTCGTCTTCGCGCGCCACGTCTGGCGCACCGACAACGCGTTGGCGGCACTGAGCTTGATCACCGCCGGTCTCGGCTGGGGCTGGCTGCCGCGCAATTTCGCGCGGCCGCACGTGGCGGCGGGCGCGCTGATCGAGATTCCGTTCGAGAACCTCAGCAACGGGCTCGACCTGTGGGTCGATGTGGTGTGGTCGAGGGAGCGCCCGCTAGGGCTGGGCGCGCAGCGCTTCGTGGCGCTGATCGCGCGGGATCGGCAGGCAGCACATGCGCCGAAAAATGTGCATCCCTGA
- a CDS encoding PACE efflux transporter: MQGLQRRVVYISLYEGIAIVCASAGLALMTDAGLGHSGVLAVAASVVAVIWNLIFNALFERWESRQAVRGRSVRRRIAHAIGFEGGLIAFLVPLFAWGLGVTLWQALVMDLGLVLFFLVYTFVFNWGFDRVFGLPRSAQALPSAMPAPRSGASAPAR, from the coding sequence ATGCAAGGGCTCCAGCGTCGTGTCGTCTACATCTCCCTGTACGAAGGGATCGCCATCGTCTGCGCCAGCGCCGGCCTGGCCCTGATGACGGACGCGGGGCTCGGCCATTCCGGCGTGCTGGCGGTGGCCGCGTCGGTGGTCGCGGTGATCTGGAACCTGATCTTCAACGCGCTGTTCGAGCGCTGGGAATCGCGCCAGGCCGTGCGTGGCCGCAGCGTGCGCCGCCGCATCGCCCACGCCATCGGTTTCGAGGGCGGGCTGATCGCGTTCCTGGTGCCCCTGTTCGCCTGGGGCCTGGGCGTGACGCTCTGGCAGGCGCTTGTGATGGACCTGGGTCTGGTGCTGTTCTTCCTGGTCTACACCTTCGTCTTCAACTGGGGCTTCGACCGGGTGTTCGGCCTGCCGCGGTCGGCACAGGCCTTGCCGAGCGCAATGCCAGCGCCCCGCTCAGGCGCAAGCGCTCCCGCTCGTTGA
- a CDS encoding lipase secretion chaperone, producing the protein MKKARPLQLGAMAGAAVLAILAGWWLVDGLPPADAPETVVATSTITATAPGGAMPATAQPIGDARPAPDAMLNPSLILIFESALAEAQATGKAAFMAMAPALLAKRLPAELVARAMGLLERYIDMQEAMQALPPPEAGDPASLLKTIEARAEVRRRYFAPEEIEGLFGDEIRQDALMADKMAIARDANLTPGEREAAAKRSEEALLTPEQREQRRAFTAQVDVQRQTDAMDARGASAQERFAERSTAYGYEAARQLAALDQENQDWNSRLDQYANAPPDQQAQLRESLFNERERLRLSGALALRSARPVPTAAGRTPGRSPS; encoded by the coding sequence GTGAAAAAAGCGAGACCGCTGCAGCTCGGCGCGATGGCGGGCGCCGCGGTGCTCGCCATCCTTGCCGGATGGTGGCTGGTGGACGGGCTGCCTCCGGCCGACGCCCCGGAGACGGTGGTGGCGACTTCCACCATCACCGCCACCGCGCCCGGCGGCGCGATGCCGGCAACGGCACAACCTATCGGCGATGCCCGCCCCGCCCCCGACGCGATGCTGAACCCGTCGCTGATCCTCATCTTCGAAAGCGCGCTCGCCGAGGCGCAGGCCACCGGCAAGGCCGCCTTCATGGCGATGGCCCCCGCCCTGCTCGCCAAGCGCCTGCCGGCCGAGCTGGTCGCTCGCGCCATGGGCCTGCTCGAGCGCTACATCGACATGCAGGAAGCCATGCAGGCCCTGCCGCCGCCCGAAGCCGGCGACCCCGCATCGCTGCTCAAGACCATCGAGGCGCGCGCCGAAGTGCGGCGCAGGTACTTCGCGCCCGAGGAAATCGAAGGCCTCTTCGGCGACGAGATTCGCCAGGACGCCCTCATGGCCGACAAGATGGCGATCGCCCGCGACGCCAACCTCACGCCCGGCGAGCGCGAGGCCGCCGCCAAGCGCAGCGAGGAAGCCCTGCTCACACCGGAGCAGCGCGAGCAGCGGCGCGCCTTCACCGCGCAGGTCGATGTGCAGCGCCAGACCGACGCCATGGACGCGCGCGGCGCCAGCGCCCAGGAGCGCTTTGCCGAACGCAGCACCGCCTACGGCTACGAGGCGGCCCGCCAACTGGCCGCGCTGGACCAGGAAAACCAGGACTGGAACAGCCGCCTGGACCAGTACGCCAACGCGCCCCCGGACCAGCAGGCGCAGTTGCGCGAGTCGCTCTTCAACGAGCGGGAGCGCTTGCGCCTGAGCGGGGCGCTGGCATTGCGCTCGGCAAGGCCTGTGCCGACCGCGGCAGGCCGAACACCCGGTCGAAGCCCCAGTTGA
- a CDS encoding lipase family alpha/beta hydrolase — translation MPRKRNSRLLRLAARPVCAALLLGLVGTTTLSQAAITDTPTQVQARVTSSEAKTKNPIVLVHGLFGFDNVLGIDYFYRIPESLAGAGAKVYVAQVSGANSSEIRGEQLIQELKNLRALSGNPSLKFNLVGHSQGAPTARYVAAVEPGLVASVTSVGGANGGSKVADLLRKIPEGSVSEAVVAETLRLAMLLLGAISGKDPSQLPEVPLNALNSLTTAGGAAFDKKFPQGRPAPGSSCDVKSGPAEANGVRYYSWSGVQPLTNAFDASDVAMGGLSLIAFGSETNDGLLAVCSTRLGTHLGDYRQNHLDEVNQLFGLTYIGLWTLFEKKPVQLYQEQAARLKSAGL, via the coding sequence ATGCCAAGAAAGAGGAATTCGAGGCTGCTGCGCCTCGCCGCCCGCCCGGTGTGCGCCGCACTGCTTCTCGGTCTGGTGGGGACGACAACGCTGAGCCAGGCGGCCATCACCGACACCCCCACGCAGGTCCAGGCCCGGGTGACGTCCAGCGAAGCGAAGACCAAGAACCCGATCGTGCTCGTGCACGGCCTCTTCGGTTTCGACAACGTGCTGGGCATCGACTACTTCTATCGCATCCCCGAGAGCCTGGCCGGCGCGGGCGCGAAGGTGTACGTGGCCCAGGTCTCGGGCGCCAACAGCTCCGAGATCCGCGGCGAGCAGCTGATCCAGGAGCTGAAGAACCTGCGGGCGCTCTCGGGCAACCCGTCGCTCAAGTTCAACCTCGTCGGTCATTCGCAGGGCGCCCCCACTGCGCGCTACGTGGCGGCGGTGGAGCCCGGGCTGGTCGCCTCGGTCACCTCCGTGGGCGGGGCCAATGGCGGATCGAAGGTGGCGGATCTCTTGCGCAAGATTCCCGAGGGCAGCGTCTCCGAGGCGGTGGTTGCAGAAACGCTGCGGCTCGCGATGCTGCTGCTCGGCGCCATCTCGGGCAAGGACCCGAGCCAGCTGCCCGAAGTGCCGCTGAACGCGTTGAACTCGCTCACCACCGCGGGCGGCGCGGCCTTCGACAAGAAGTTTCCGCAGGGCCGCCCGGCCCCCGGCTCTTCGTGCGACGTGAAGAGCGGCCCGGCCGAGGCGAACGGCGTGCGCTACTACTCATGGTCCGGCGTGCAGCCGCTCACCAACGCGTTCGATGCGAGCGACGTGGCCATGGGCGGGCTGAGCCTTATCGCGTTCGGGAGCGAGACCAACGACGGCCTGCTGGCCGTGTGCTCCACGCGCCTGGGCACGCACCTGGGCGACTACCGCCAGAACCACCTGGACGAGGTCAACCAGCTCTTCGGCCTGACCTACATCGGTCTGTGGACGCTGTTCGAGAAGAAGCCGGTGCAGCTCTACCAGGAGCAGGCCGCGCGACTGAAGAGCGCGGGCCTCTGA
- the metH gene encoding methionine synthase, whose amino-acid sequence MAQTPQISVPPMKLSGLEPVAIGEGTLFVNIGERTNVTGSKAFARMILNGQFEEALAVARQQVENGAQVIDINMDEAMLDSKVAMVRFLNLIASEPDIARVPVMVDSSKWDVIEAGLRCIQGKGIVNSISMKEGVDKFKHEAKLVKRYGAAAVVMAFDEKGQADTYERKVEICERAYRILVDEVGFPPEDIIFDPNIFAIATGIEEHDNYAVDFINAVRWIKENLPGAKVSGGVSNVSFSFRGNDPMREAIHTVFLYHAIKAGMDMGIVNAGMVGVYDDLEPELRERVEDVVLNRRPDAGERLVEVAETAKSGAKDESKRLEWRGTPESPVHVNQRLSHAMVHGITDFIVEDTEEAYQQILAKGGRPLHVIEGPLMDGMNIVGDLFGAGKMFLPQVVKSARVMKSAVAHLLPYIEEEKLRDEAAGRDVRTKGKIIIATVKGDVHDIGKNIVTVVLQCNNFEVVNMGVMVPCHEILARAKVEGADIVGLSGLITPSLEEMQYVAGEMQRDDHFRIKKIPLMIGGATTSRVHTAVKIAPHYEGPVVYVPDASRSVSVAQSLLSDQATAYIDEINADYEKVRTQHANKKQVPMWPLAKARANKTPIDWTNYVPPVPKFIGRRVFKNFDLTELAKYIDWGPFFQTWDLAGPFPAILKDEVVGTEAVRVYADGQRMLKRLIEGRWLSASGIVGFWPANTVNDDDIELYTDETRSEVALTWYGMRQQTEKQMIDGVMRPSRCLADFVAPKDSGLKDYVGVFAVTAGLGVEKKEKYFIDDLDDYSAIMLKALADRLAEAFAESLHHRSRTDLWGYAPDEGLSNEDMIGEKYRGIRPAPGYPACPDHSVKGPMFDLLACADIGMTLTESLAMMPAASVSGFYLSHPDATYFNVGKIGHDQLQDQAARRKESESDLERLLAPNL is encoded by the coding sequence ATGGCGCAGACCCCACAGATTTCCGTTCCCCCCATGAAGTTGTCCGGCCTCGAGCCGGTCGCCATCGGCGAGGGCACACTGTTCGTCAACATCGGCGAACGCACCAACGTCACCGGTTCCAAGGCCTTCGCGCGGATGATCCTGAACGGCCAGTTCGAGGAAGCGCTGGCCGTTGCGCGCCAGCAGGTCGAGAACGGCGCCCAGGTGATCGACATCAACATGGACGAGGCCATGCTCGACAGCAAGGTCGCGATGGTCCGGTTCCTGAACCTCATTGCGAGCGAACCCGACATCGCGCGCGTGCCGGTGATGGTCGACAGCTCCAAGTGGGACGTGATCGAGGCGGGCCTGCGCTGCATCCAGGGCAAGGGCATCGTCAACTCGATCTCCATGAAGGAGGGCGTGGACAAGTTCAAGCACGAGGCCAAGCTCGTGAAGCGCTACGGTGCCGCCGCCGTGGTCATGGCCTTCGACGAGAAGGGCCAGGCCGACACCTACGAGCGAAAGGTCGAGATCTGCGAGCGCGCCTACCGCATCCTGGTGGACGAGGTGGGCTTTCCGCCCGAAGACATCATCTTCGACCCGAACATCTTCGCCATTGCCACCGGCATCGAGGAGCACGACAACTACGCGGTCGACTTCATCAACGCCGTGCGCTGGATCAAGGAGAACCTGCCGGGCGCGAAGGTGTCGGGCGGCGTGTCGAACGTGAGCTTCAGCTTCCGCGGCAACGATCCGATGCGCGAAGCCATCCACACCGTGTTCCTGTACCACGCGATCAAGGCGGGCATGGACATGGGCATCGTCAACGCCGGCATGGTGGGCGTGTACGACGACCTGGAGCCCGAGCTGCGCGAGCGCGTGGAAGACGTGGTGCTCAACCGCCGGCCCGACGCCGGCGAGCGCCTGGTCGAAGTGGCCGAAACCGCCAAGAGCGGCGCCAAGGACGAGAGCAAGCGCCTGGAGTGGCGCGGTACGCCCGAGAGCCCGGTGCACGTCAACCAGCGCCTGTCGCACGCGATGGTGCACGGCATCACCGACTTCATCGTCGAGGACACCGAAGAGGCCTACCAGCAGATCCTCGCCAAGGGCGGCCGTCCGCTGCATGTGATCGAAGGCCCGCTCATGGACGGCATGAACATCGTGGGCGACCTCTTCGGCGCCGGCAAGATGTTCCTGCCGCAGGTGGTGAAGTCGGCGCGGGTGATGAAGTCCGCCGTGGCCCACCTCTTGCCCTACATCGAGGAAGAAAAGCTGCGCGATGAAGCCGCGGGTCGCGACGTGCGCACCAAGGGCAAGATCATCATCGCCACGGTGAAAGGCGACGTTCACGACATCGGCAAGAACATCGTGACCGTCGTGCTCCAGTGCAACAACTTCGAAGTGGTGAACATGGGCGTGATGGTCCCGTGCCACGAAATTCTGGCGCGCGCCAAGGTCGAGGGCGCGGACATCGTGGGCCTCTCGGGCCTGATCACGCCGAGCCTGGAAGAAATGCAGTACGTGGCCGGCGAGATGCAGCGCGACGACCATTTCCGCATCAAGAAGATCCCTCTGATGATCGGCGGCGCCACCACCAGCCGCGTGCACACGGCCGTGAAGATCGCGCCGCACTACGAAGGCCCCGTGGTCTACGTGCCCGATGCGTCGCGCAGCGTGAGCGTGGCGCAGTCGCTGCTCTCCGACCAGGCCACCGCGTACATCGACGAGATCAACGCCGACTACGAGAAGGTGCGCACGCAGCACGCCAACAAGAAGCAGGTGCCGATGTGGCCGCTGGCCAAGGCGCGCGCCAACAAGACGCCGATCGACTGGACGAACTACGTGCCGCCGGTGCCCAAGTTCATCGGCCGGCGCGTGTTCAAGAACTTCGACCTGACCGAGCTCGCCAAGTACATCGACTGGGGCCCGTTCTTCCAGACCTGGGACCTGGCCGGCCCGTTCCCCGCGATCCTGAAGGACGAAGTCGTCGGCACCGAGGCCGTGCGCGTGTACGCCGACGGCCAGCGCATGTTGAAGCGCCTGATCGAAGGCCGCTGGCTCAGCGCGAGCGGCATCGTCGGCTTCTGGCCCGCCAACACGGTGAACGACGACGACATCGAGCTCTACACGGACGAGACGCGCAGCGAAGTCGCGCTCACCTGGTACGGCATGCGCCAGCAGACCGAGAAGCAAATGATCGACGGCGTGATGCGCCCCAGCCGGTGCCTGGCCGACTTCGTCGCGCCCAAGGACAGCGGCTTGAAAGATTACGTGGGCGTGTTCGCGGTCACCGCGGGCCTGGGCGTCGAGAAGAAAGAGAAGTACTTCATCGACGACCTGGACGACTACTCGGCCATCATGCTCAAGGCCCTGGCCGACCGGCTGGCCGAGGCCTTTGCCGAATCGCTGCACCACCGTTCGCGCACCGACCTCTGGGGCTACGCGCCCGACGAGGGCCTCAGCAATGAGGACATGATCGGCGAGAAATACCGCGGCATCCGCCCCGCGCCCGGCTACCCGGCCTGCCCGGACCACAGCGTGAAGGGCCCGATGTTCGACCTTCTGGCCTGCGCGGACATTGGCATGACCCTGACGGAAAGCCTCGCTATGATGCCCGCCGCCAGCGTCAGTGGCTTCTACCTGAGCCACCCCGATGCGACGTACTTCAACGTCGGCAAGATCGGGCACGACCAGTTGCAGGACCAGGCCGCGCGGCGCAAGGAGAGCGAGTCCGATCTCGAGCGGCTCCTCGCGCCCAACCTTTGA
- a CDS encoding ArnT family glycosyltransferase, with translation MFAAAHYAALVVFVVSCWGWGRGVLARLAPPSRRDGWLEAAVAVALGVGLFICAFQVLAIFGVFKLGATLAVIAGGVVVAALQLPAWLRERRTLKASAVAVPWTYFDRIAMVALVLVALPALIAPLAPPAAFDELMYHLPYAREVAQQGSLGIHEWLRYPWFPYNYNLLYAAALQVGDDVLPHFLNALAGGLSVVMIYRLGMLHANRLTACIGAAIWLGLGDYSNALIDMGVALFVLTACVSLWWWRESQPVHSGMRWLGLAAFCLGVAAGSKYQALVFMPLVALFVVWHERRPKAWALAFVCFLIPCIYWYARNAVMTGDPFNPIGARVFGFSEWIPADYVQQLADVRDHAEMPNALIWSVFLAPFGVLWKRSAAVRAAGWFCFYSLAVWVVTSRYPRYLTASFPLLAMTAAIGWQVLFGWIAAGVRRVFGMKAATAEGVPELTNRRSAARVGDWVVVLLLAVLAAVSVRQTAGKVAMISPTPETREAFLRKHVPGYAVMDYLRRNPTGRVYQIALNEAIYYGPNPIWGDTLGPWRYADFLLLPPGDMANKLAKLGFTAIVMPDQLVPTLATRAGFDTHFAPLFAQDGSRAYRILPTAP, from the coding sequence ATGTTTGCAGCCGCGCATTACGCGGCACTCGTGGTTTTCGTCGTCAGCTGCTGGGGGTGGGGGCGCGGCGTGCTGGCTCGCCTGGCGCCGCCGTCGCGGCGCGATGGCTGGCTCGAAGCCGCAGTGGCGGTCGCGCTCGGCGTCGGGCTCTTCATCTGCGCGTTCCAGGTGCTGGCGATCTTCGGTGTGTTCAAGCTCGGCGCCACGCTGGCGGTGATTGCCGGGGGCGTCGTCGTCGCCGCGCTGCAGTTGCCCGCGTGGCTGCGCGAGCGGCGCACCCTGAAAGCGAGCGCCGTCGCCGTGCCGTGGACCTACTTCGACCGCATCGCGATGGTCGCGCTGGTGCTCGTCGCGCTGCCCGCACTGATCGCGCCGCTCGCGCCGCCGGCCGCGTTCGACGAGCTGATGTACCACCTGCCCTATGCGCGCGAAGTCGCGCAGCAGGGCTCGCTCGGCATCCACGAGTGGCTGCGCTACCCCTGGTTTCCGTACAACTACAACCTGCTCTACGCCGCCGCCCTGCAGGTGGGCGACGACGTGCTGCCGCACTTCCTGAACGCGCTGGCGGGCGGGCTCTCGGTGGTGATGATCTATCGCCTCGGGATGCTCCACGCCAACCGGCTCACCGCCTGCATCGGCGCGGCAATCTGGCTGGGGCTCGGCGATTACTCGAACGCGCTGATCGACATGGGCGTGGCGCTCTTCGTGCTCACGGCCTGCGTGTCGCTGTGGTGGTGGCGCGAATCGCAACCCGTGCACAGCGGCATGCGCTGGCTGGGCCTTGCTGCCTTCTGCCTCGGCGTGGCCGCGGGCTCCAAGTACCAGGCGCTGGTCTTCATGCCGCTGGTGGCGCTCTTCGTCGTGTGGCACGAGCGTCGGCCCAAGGCCTGGGCGCTGGCGTTCGTGTGCTTCCTCATTCCGTGCATCTACTGGTATGCGCGCAATGCCGTCATGACCGGCGATCCGTTCAACCCGATCGGTGCACGCGTGTTCGGCTTCAGCGAGTGGATTCCGGCCGACTACGTGCAGCAGCTCGCCGACGTGCGCGACCACGCCGAGATGCCGAACGCGCTGATCTGGTCGGTGTTCCTCGCGCCTTTCGGTGTGTTGTGGAAGCGCTCGGCCGCGGTGCGCGCCGCGGGCTGGTTCTGCTTCTATTCGCTCGCGGTATGGGTCGTGACCTCGCGTTATCCGCGCTATCTGACGGCCTCGTTCCCTCTCCTTGCGATGACCGCGGCCATCGGCTGGCAGGTGCTGTTCGGCTGGATTGCAGCGGGCGTGCGCCGCGTTTTCGGCATGAAGGCGGCCACCGCGGAAGGCGTGCCCGAACTCACCAACCGGCGCAGCGCGGCGCGCGTCGGCGACTGGGTCGTGGTGTTGCTCCTGGCCGTGCTGGCGGCCGTGTCGGTGCGGCAGACCGCAGGCAAGGTCGCGATGATCTCGCCCACGCCCGAGACACGCGAGGCGTTCCTGCGCAAGCACGTGCCGGGCTATGCGGTGATGGATTACCTGCGCCGCAACCCGACCGGCCGCGTCTACCAGATCGCATTGAACGAGGCGATCTACTACGGCCCGAACCCGATCTGGGGCGACACGCTCGGCCCGTGGCGCTATGCCGACTTCCTGCTGCTGCCGCCCGGCGACATGGCGAACAAGCTCGCCAAGCTGGGCTTCACCGCCATCGTCATGCCCGACCAGCTGGTGCCGACGCTGGCGACTCGCGCTGGCTTCGACACCCACTTCGCCCCGCTGTTCGCGCAAGATGGCAGCCGGGCCTACCGAATCCTTCCGACCGCACCATGA
- a CDS encoding glycosyltransferase yields MNDVDHAADTVSRRSAAPRIAAVIPCFNEALAIRQVVEGFRASLPADAEIHVFDNNSTDDTAAVARAAGAIVTHVAAPGKGNVVRRMFADVEADIYVMVDGDATYETAAAPRLIQRLIDGNLDMVVGNRIDDGQNALTYRAGHRLGNRMLTGAVVQLFGGGLTDMLSGYRVFSRRYAKSFPALSRGFEIETELTVHALELRMPWAEESTAYSTRPEGSHSKLSTYRDGWRILKTICKLFVSERPLQFFSIIAALLAAGAVALVVPLVVTYMHTGLVPRLPTAVLATGAMLGAMLSMVCGVVMHAVTLGRREAKRLRYLAIPGVRNCSSNAPR; encoded by the coding sequence ATGAACGACGTTGACCACGCCGCCGACACCGTGAGCCGACGAAGCGCCGCGCCGCGCATTGCCGCGGTGATTCCGTGCTTCAACGAAGCGCTGGCCATCCGCCAGGTGGTCGAGGGCTTCCGCGCCTCGCTGCCGGCGGATGCCGAGATCCACGTGTTCGACAACAACTCGACCGACGACACGGCCGCCGTCGCGCGCGCGGCCGGCGCCATCGTCACGCACGTGGCGGCGCCGGGCAAAGGCAACGTGGTGCGGCGCATGTTCGCCGACGTGGAGGCCGACATCTACGTGATGGTCGACGGCGACGCCACCTACGAGACCGCCGCCGCGCCGCGCCTCATCCAGCGGCTGATCGACGGCAACCTGGACATGGTGGTTGGCAACCGCATCGACGACGGGCAGAACGCGCTCACCTACCGCGCCGGCCACCGCCTGGGCAACCGCATGCTCACCGGCGCGGTGGTGCAGCTTTTTGGCGGCGGCCTCACCGACATGCTCTCGGGCTACCGCGTGTTCTCGCGGCGCTACGCGAAGTCGTTCCCGGCGCTGTCGCGCGGTTTCGAGATCGAGACCGAGCTCACCGTGCACGCGCTGGAACTGCGCATGCCCTGGGCCGAGGAAAGCACCGCCTACAGCACGCGTCCCGAGGGTTCGCACAGCAAGCTCTCCACCTACCGCGACGGCTGGCGCATCCTGAAGACCATCTGCAAGCTCTTCGTGAGCGAGCGGCCGCTGCAGTTCTTCTCGATCATTGCGGCGCTGCTCGCGGCGGGCGCGGTCGCGCTGGTCGTGCCGCTCGTGGTCACCTACATGCACACCGGCCTGGTGCCCCGGCTCCCCACGGCGGTGCTGGCCACCGGCGCGATGCTGGGTGCGATGCTGTCGATGGTGTGCGGCGTCGTGATGCACGCGGTGACGCTCGGCCGCAGGGAGGCCAAGCGGCTGCGCTACCTGGCGATTCCCGGCGTGCGCAACTGCAGCTCCAACGCGCCGCGATGA
- a CDS encoding GtrA family protein has product MKLGREFLSFAVVGAAGFVVDVAVLYLTAPLLGWYGARVLSFLAAATATWALNRRYTFSARSANASVLREYLGYLVTMLGGAVVNYGAYVLVLHWVTGAWAPAAGVALGSCAGLVVNFLSARYLVFRAR; this is encoded by the coding sequence ATGAAGCTGGGGCGGGAGTTCCTGTCGTTTGCCGTGGTCGGCGCGGCGGGCTTCGTGGTCGATGTGGCGGTGCTGTACCTGACGGCGCCGCTGCTGGGCTGGTATGGCGCACGGGTGCTGTCCTTCCTGGCGGCCGCTACCGCGACTTGGGCACTGAACCGGCGCTATACGTTCAGCGCGCGGAGCGCCAATGCCTCCGTACTGCGCGAATACCTCGGCTATCTCGTGACGATGCTGGGCGGCGCCGTCGTCAACTACGGCGCCTATGTGCTCGTGCTGCATTGGGTCACGGGCGCCTGGGCGCCGGCGGCCGGCGTGGCGCTGGGGAGCTGCGCGGGGCTGGTGGTGAACTTCCTGTCCGCGCGCTATCTGGTGTTCAGGGCCAGGTAG